Proteins co-encoded in one Phalacrocorax carbo chromosome 5, bPhaCar2.1, whole genome shotgun sequence genomic window:
- the PNKD gene encoding probable hydrolase PNKD isoform X1 gives MPPLRRLAAALMALAGPLLFRVGYSLYAHTRLGYLFYQRQVKKARERYPHGHSMPQPRCFLGVKILPIPVLSNNYSYLVIDTGSGQAAVIDPSDPLAVQAAIEEEGVVLEAIFCTHKHWDHSGGNAALRQRHSSCKVYGSALDSIPELTNPLADREKVSVGCLTFEALATPGHTVGHMVYVLDGGPFGGPSCLFSGDLLFLAGCGRLFEGSPETMLASLDMAVGLGDETLLWPGHEYALECLTFARLLELDNPALEQKLQWAMQQRQEKRSTCPSTLGEEQAYNPFLRTHRPELQAALELRQGKEEHPDAFRARVLKEVRRRKDLYKAT, from the exons ATGCCCCCCCTCCGCCGCCTCGCCGCCGCCCTCATGGCCCTCGCTGGTCCGCTGCTGTTCCGCGTGGG GTACAGCCTGTATGCCCACACACGGCTGGGCTACCTCTTCTACCAGCGGCAGGTGAAGAAGGCCCGGGAGCGGTACCCGCACGGCCACTCcatgccccagccccgctgcttCCTCG GAGTGAAGATCCTGCCCATTCCCGTGCTCTCTAACAACTACAGCTACCTGGTCATTGACACTGGCTCTGGCCAGGCAGCCGTCATCGACCCCTCCGACCCACTGGCCGTGCAG GCTGCCATTGAAGAAGAAGGGGTGGTGCTGGAGGCCATATTCTGCACCCACAAACACTG GGATCACAGCGGGGGGAACGCGGCGCTCcgccagcggcacagctcctgcaAGGTGTACGGCAGCGCTCTAGATTCCATCCCAGAGCTCACCAA CCCGCTTGCAGACAGGGAGAAGGTGAGTGTGGGCTGCCTGACCTTCGAGGCACTTGCCACCCCTGGCCACACCGTGGGGCATATGGTGTACGTGCTGGATGGGGGGCCCTTTGGTGGCccctcctgcctcttctctggGGACCTCCTCTTCCTCGCTGGCTGCG GCAGGCTGTTTGAGGGCTCCCCTGAAACCATGCTTGCCTCCCTGGACATGGCCGTGGGCTTGGGCGATGAAACGCTGCTGTGGCCGG GCCACGAGTACGCGCTGGAGTGCCTGACCTTCGCCAGACTCCTGGAGCTGGACAACCCTGCGCTGGAGCAGAAGCTGCAGTGGGCAATGCAGCAGCGCCAGGAGAAGAGGAGCACG TGCCCCTCCACCCTGGGGGAGGAGCAGGCCTACAACCCCTTCCTGCGGACCCACCGGCCGGAGCTGCAGGCAGCGCTGGAGCTGCGGCAGGGCAAGGAGGAGCACCCAGATGCCTTCCGTGCCCGCGTCCTCAAGGAGGTGCGGAGGCGCAAGGACCTCTACAAAGCCACCTAG
- the CATIP gene encoding ciliogenesis-associated TTC17-interacting protein isoform X2, with amino-acid sequence MEPAPERPQETPALTEAAAQLLSLIGPEELERCLFAETLEVVAAGGQRGDQAGGQWWAAARRAPYERAGEPVRTCLLVQAGSRSRQDGVPCSSTLKAYVTPQLETLEQEEQERLELRAHPTERRTHMVSHQHGMIVTKTLQEGEVRLSEGSLPSARWGRGHSCPVPPRGAAGSGGCHPQGRWGCGCPCGRVSPQAEPQSWSFSYSRAGLQGLLLEGASLLLLRVLARQRAVPPSLIFPAIDTEGHLCTSSYRALGIQQQAVGSAEVEVFVIERAVHTSTSISTVWHSSFLPSGYGWRSGQGHPQPCQPGRDPGGGSLALSPTGVWPSGYRSVARRWCFCRMNLCLARQVGLSPSLPSPNSPWTGRRTFSSTPGSWTERRSCKCPMLPMSSSTPSSGRCWLTSSRPCSCSSPATLSPSLPNSSLPLLASSQLGPPSPLLGLPSPSPAPRLTTLWLMGNKAASAACPGSFALGKLRHSEGRVGC; translated from the exons ATGGAGCCCGCTCCCGAGCGCCCGCAGGAGACCCCAGCCCTCACGGAGGCGGCCGCCCAGCTCCTGAGCCTCATCG GGCCGGAGGAGCTGGAGCGCTGCCTGTTCGCCGAGACGTTGGAggtggtggcggcggggggccAGCGGGGGGACCAGGCAGGGGGCCAGTGGTGGGCGGCAGCCCGGCGGGCACCTTACGAGCGGGCGGGCGAGCCGGTGCGGACCTGCCTCCTGGTGCAAGCCGGCTCCCGCAGCAGGCAGGACGGCgtgccctgctccagcaccctcaAAG CGTATGTGACCCCTCAGCTGGAGAccctggagcaggaggagcaggagcgcCTGGAG ctcagagCACACCCCACGGAGAGGAGAACCCACATGGTGAGCCACCAGCATGGGATGATTGTCACCAAGACCCTCCAGGAGGGAGAGGTGAGGCTGAGTGAGggctctctcccctctgcccggtggggcagggggcacagctgTCCTGTCCCacccaggggtgctgcaggcTCTGGGGGGTGCCATCCCCAGGGACGGTGGGGCTGTGGCTGTCCCTGTGGCCGGGTCTCTCCACAGGCAGAGCCACAGTCCTGGAGCTTCTCCTACAGCcgagctgggctgcaggggctgctgctggagggtgccagcctcctgctgctgcgTGTGCTGGCGCGCCAGCGAGCAGTGCCCCCCAGCCTCATCTTCCCAGCCATCGACACTGAGGGCCACCTCTGCACCTCCAGCTAT CGCGCCCTGGGCatccagcagcaggcagtgggCTCAGCGGAGGTGGAGGTGTTTGTGATCGAGCGAGCTGTGCACACCAGCACGAGCATCTCCAcagtctggcacagcagcttcCTCCCCAGCGGGTATGGGTGGAGGTCTGGGcaggggcacccccagccctgccagcctggcagggaCCCAGGAGGGGGGTCACTGGCTCTTTCCCCCACAGGCGTTTGGCCCAGCGGGTACAGGTCGGTTGCTCGACGCTGGTGCTTCTGCAGGATGAATCTGTGCTTGGCAAGACAG GTGGGGTTGAGCCCCAGCCTCCCTTCCCCAAACAGTCCCTGGACTGGGAGGAGGACATTCAGCTCTACTCCTGGTTCCTGGACAGAAAG GAGGAGCTGCAAGTGTCCCATGCTGCCTATGTCCAGCAGCACCCCGAGCTCTGGGCGCTGCTGGCTGACTTCCTCCaggccctgctcctgcagcagccctgcgaCCCTGTCTCCTTCGCTGCCCAATTCTTCGCTCCCTTTGCTCGCCAGCAGCCAACTGGGACCCCCTTCACCTCTGCTGGGGCTgccatccccctccccagcccctcgcctCACCACCCTCTGGCTAATGGGGAATAAAGCTGCCAGCGCTGCCTGTCCAGGCTCGTTTGctttggggaaactgaggcacagtgAGGGCCGAGTTGGATGCTGA
- the CATIP gene encoding ciliogenesis-associated TTC17-interacting protein isoform X3 yields MEPAPERPQETPALTEAAAQLLSLIGPEELERCLFAETLEVVAAGGQRGDQAGGQWWAAARRAPYERAGEPVRTCLLVQAGSRSRQDGVPCSSTLKAYVTPQLETLEQEEQERLELRAHPTERRTHMVSHQHGMIVTKTLQEGEVRLSEGSLPSARWGRGHSCPVPPRGAAGSGGCHPQGRWGCGCPCGRVSPQAEPQSWSFSYSRAGLQGLLLEGASLLLLRVLARQRAVPPSLIFPAIDTEGHLCTSSYRALGIQQQAVGSAEVEVFVIERAVHTSTSISTVWHSSFLPSGRLAQRVQVGCSTLVLLQDESVLGKTGGVEPQPPFPKQSLDWEEDIQLYSWFLDRKEELQVSHAAYVQQHPELWALLADFLQALLLQQPCDPVSFAAQFFAPFARQQPTGTPFTSAGAAIPLPSPSPHHPLANGE; encoded by the exons ATGGAGCCCGCTCCCGAGCGCCCGCAGGAGACCCCAGCCCTCACGGAGGCGGCCGCCCAGCTCCTGAGCCTCATCG GGCCGGAGGAGCTGGAGCGCTGCCTGTTCGCCGAGACGTTGGAggtggtggcggcggggggccAGCGGGGGGACCAGGCAGGGGGCCAGTGGTGGGCGGCAGCCCGGCGGGCACCTTACGAGCGGGCGGGCGAGCCGGTGCGGACCTGCCTCCTGGTGCAAGCCGGCTCCCGCAGCAGGCAGGACGGCgtgccctgctccagcaccctcaAAG CGTATGTGACCCCTCAGCTGGAGAccctggagcaggaggagcaggagcgcCTGGAG ctcagagCACACCCCACGGAGAGGAGAACCCACATGGTGAGCCACCAGCATGGGATGATTGTCACCAAGACCCTCCAGGAGGGAGAGGTGAGGCTGAGTGAGggctctctcccctctgcccggtggggcagggggcacagctgTCCTGTCCCacccaggggtgctgcaggcTCTGGGGGGTGCCATCCCCAGGGACGGTGGGGCTGTGGCTGTCCCTGTGGCCGGGTCTCTCCACAGGCAGAGCCACAGTCCTGGAGCTTCTCCTACAGCcgagctgggctgcaggggctgctgctggagggtgccagcctcctgctgctgcgTGTGCTGGCGCGCCAGCGAGCAGTGCCCCCCAGCCTCATCTTCCCAGCCATCGACACTGAGGGCCACCTCTGCACCTCCAGCTAT CGCGCCCTGGGCatccagcagcaggcagtgggCTCAGCGGAGGTGGAGGTGTTTGTGATCGAGCGAGCTGTGCACACCAGCACGAGCATCTCCAcagtctggcacagcagcttcCTCCCCAGCGG GCGTTTGGCCCAGCGGGTACAGGTCGGTTGCTCGACGCTGGTGCTTCTGCAGGATGAATCTGTGCTTGGCAAGACAG GTGGGGTTGAGCCCCAGCCTCCCTTCCCCAAACAGTCCCTGGACTGGGAGGAGGACATTCAGCTCTACTCCTGGTTCCTGGACAGAAAG GAGGAGCTGCAAGTGTCCCATGCTGCCTATGTCCAGCAGCACCCCGAGCTCTGGGCGCTGCTGGCTGACTTCCTCCaggccctgctcctgcagcagccctgcgaCCCTGTCTCCTTCGCTGCCCAATTCTTCGCTCCCTTTGCTCGCCAGCAGCCAACTGGGACCCCCTTCACCTCTGCTGGGGCTgccatccccctccccagcccctcgcctCACCACCCTCTGGCTAATGGGGAATAA
- the CATIP gene encoding ciliogenesis-associated TTC17-interacting protein isoform X4, with the protein MEPAPERPQETPALTEAAAQLLSLIGPEELERCLFAETLEVVAAGGQRGDQAGGQWWAAARRAPYERAGEPVRTCLLVQAGSRSRQDGVPCSSTLKAYVTPQLETLEQEEQERLELRAHPTERRTHMVSHQHGMIVTKTLQEGEAEPQSWSFSYSRAGLQGLLLEGASLLLLRVLARQRAVPPSLIFPAIDTEGHLCTSSYRALGIQQQAVGSAEVEVFVIERAVHTSTSISTVWHSSFLPSGRLAQRVQVGCSTLVLLQDESVLGKTGGVEPQPPFPKQSLDWEEDIQLYSWFLDRKEELQVSHAAYVQQHPELWALLADFLQALLLQQPCDPVSFAAQFFAPFARQQPTGTPFTSAGAAIPLPSPSPHHPLANGE; encoded by the exons ATGGAGCCCGCTCCCGAGCGCCCGCAGGAGACCCCAGCCCTCACGGAGGCGGCCGCCCAGCTCCTGAGCCTCATCG GGCCGGAGGAGCTGGAGCGCTGCCTGTTCGCCGAGACGTTGGAggtggtggcggcggggggccAGCGGGGGGACCAGGCAGGGGGCCAGTGGTGGGCGGCAGCCCGGCGGGCACCTTACGAGCGGGCGGGCGAGCCGGTGCGGACCTGCCTCCTGGTGCAAGCCGGCTCCCGCAGCAGGCAGGACGGCgtgccctgctccagcaccctcaAAG CGTATGTGACCCCTCAGCTGGAGAccctggagcaggaggagcaggagcgcCTGGAG ctcagagCACACCCCACGGAGAGGAGAACCCACATGGTGAGCCACCAGCATGGGATGATTGTCACCAAGACCCTCCAGGAGGGAGAG GCAGAGCCACAGTCCTGGAGCTTCTCCTACAGCcgagctgggctgcaggggctgctgctggagggtgccagcctcctgctgctgcgTGTGCTGGCGCGCCAGCGAGCAGTGCCCCCCAGCCTCATCTTCCCAGCCATCGACACTGAGGGCCACCTCTGCACCTCCAGCTAT CGCGCCCTGGGCatccagcagcaggcagtgggCTCAGCGGAGGTGGAGGTGTTTGTGATCGAGCGAGCTGTGCACACCAGCACGAGCATCTCCAcagtctggcacagcagcttcCTCCCCAGCGG GCGTTTGGCCCAGCGGGTACAGGTCGGTTGCTCGACGCTGGTGCTTCTGCAGGATGAATCTGTGCTTGGCAAGACAG GTGGGGTTGAGCCCCAGCCTCCCTTCCCCAAACAGTCCCTGGACTGGGAGGAGGACATTCAGCTCTACTCCTGGTTCCTGGACAGAAAG GAGGAGCTGCAAGTGTCCCATGCTGCCTATGTCCAGCAGCACCCCGAGCTCTGGGCGCTGCTGGCTGACTTCCTCCaggccctgctcctgcagcagccctgcgaCCCTGTCTCCTTCGCTGCCCAATTCTTCGCTCCCTTTGCTCGCCAGCAGCCAACTGGGACCCCCTTCACCTCTGCTGGGGCTgccatccccctccccagcccctcgcctCACCACCCTCTGGCTAATGGGGAATAA
- the CATIP gene encoding ciliogenesis-associated TTC17-interacting protein isoform X1, translating to MEPAPERPQETPALTEAAAQLLSLIGPEELERCLFAETLEVVAAGGQRGDQAGGQWWAAARRAPYERAGEPVRTCLLVQAGSRSRQDGVPCSSTLKAYVTPQLETLEQEEQERLELRAHPTERRTHMVSHQHGMIVTKTLQEGEVRLSEGSLPSARWGRGHSCPVPPRGAAGSGGCHPQGRWGCGCPCGRVSPQAEPQSWSFSYSRAGLQGLLLEGASLLLLRVLARQRAVPPSLIFPAIDTEGHLCTSSYRALGIQQQAVGSAEVEVFVIERAVHTSTSISTVWHSSFLPSGRLAQRVQVGCSTLVLLQDESVLGKTGGVEPQPPFPKQSLDWEEDIQLYSWFLDRKVRWGDMGTRGHGAVPPQQGLPWGVKGAQWGSGWPATPQAPQGWKSTQACCPPTLAWWLWGGHQCSGRGTLAPVTTLPTCRRRSCKCPMLPMSSSTPSSGRCWLTSSRPCSCSSPATLSPSLPNSSLPLLASSQLGPPSPLLGLPSPSPAPRLTTLWLMGNKAASAACPGSFALGKLRHSEGRVGC from the exons ATGGAGCCCGCTCCCGAGCGCCCGCAGGAGACCCCAGCCCTCACGGAGGCGGCCGCCCAGCTCCTGAGCCTCATCG GGCCGGAGGAGCTGGAGCGCTGCCTGTTCGCCGAGACGTTGGAggtggtggcggcggggggccAGCGGGGGGACCAGGCAGGGGGCCAGTGGTGGGCGGCAGCCCGGCGGGCACCTTACGAGCGGGCGGGCGAGCCGGTGCGGACCTGCCTCCTGGTGCAAGCCGGCTCCCGCAGCAGGCAGGACGGCgtgccctgctccagcaccctcaAAG CGTATGTGACCCCTCAGCTGGAGAccctggagcaggaggagcaggagcgcCTGGAG ctcagagCACACCCCACGGAGAGGAGAACCCACATGGTGAGCCACCAGCATGGGATGATTGTCACCAAGACCCTCCAGGAGGGAGAGGTGAGGCTGAGTGAGggctctctcccctctgcccggtggggcagggggcacagctgTCCTGTCCCacccaggggtgctgcaggcTCTGGGGGGTGCCATCCCCAGGGACGGTGGGGCTGTGGCTGTCCCTGTGGCCGGGTCTCTCCACAGGCAGAGCCACAGTCCTGGAGCTTCTCCTACAGCcgagctgggctgcaggggctgctgctggagggtgccagcctcctgctgctgcgTGTGCTGGCGCGCCAGCGAGCAGTGCCCCCCAGCCTCATCTTCCCAGCCATCGACACTGAGGGCCACCTCTGCACCTCCAGCTAT CGCGCCCTGGGCatccagcagcaggcagtgggCTCAGCGGAGGTGGAGGTGTTTGTGATCGAGCGAGCTGTGCACACCAGCACGAGCATCTCCAcagtctggcacagcagcttcCTCCCCAGCGG GCGTTTGGCCCAGCGGGTACAGGTCGGTTGCTCGACGCTGGTGCTTCTGCAGGATGAATCTGTGCTTGGCAAGACAG GTGGGGTTGAGCCCCAGCCTCCCTTCCCCAAACAGTCCCTGGACTGGGAGGAGGACATTCAGCTCTACTCCTGGTTCCTGGACAGAAAGGTGaggtggggggacatggggacaagAGGACATGGGGCTGTGCCACCCCAGCAGGGTCTCCCGTGGGGTGTCAAGGGAGCACAGTGGGGATCAGGCTGGCCAGCAACACCCCAAGCTCCTCAAGGGTGGAAAAGTACACAGGCATGCTGTCCCCCCACCCTAGCATGGTGGCTGTGGGGGGGACATCAGTGCTCAGGGCGGGGGACACTGGCACCTGTGACCACCCTGCCCACCTGCCGCAGGAGGAGCTGCAAGTGTCCCATGCTGCCTATGTCCAGCAGCACCCCGAGCTCTGGGCGCTGCTGGCTGACTTCCTCCaggccctgctcctgcagcagccctgcgaCCCTGTCTCCTTCGCTGCCCAATTCTTCGCTCCCTTTGCTCGCCAGCAGCCAACTGGGACCCCCTTCACCTCTGCTGGGGCTgccatccccctccccagcccctcgcctCACCACCCTCTGGCTAATGGGGAATAAAGCTGCCAGCGCTGCCTGTCCAGGCTCGTTTGctttggggaaactgaggcacagtgAGGGCCGAGTTGGATGCTGA